A single Amphiura filiformis chromosome 8, Afil_fr2py, whole genome shotgun sequence DNA region contains:
- the LOC140159129 gene encoding protein Lines homolog 1-like, protein MKILCDLSGKFQHSDVILQKLSLLTDLFEANHCRWAFGTSKMVLEDAAFLDCLRGLLQAENSLIAFCAGKCLTAAIANHVQHVQPSFLKDIISSITSMIFNHRKGFSRSEVNQIVYTLDTLKNVGQKESTDEKSDDVCSCMEGFHHGDNSHLLSQYCSTVIIEALPSLMEAFFQMSKSCFGKNSLQGTGELEITSSDELTKILMAFLELLQGMLKYDLNMSQVADDSQTLILQKISDFLWLDNLSPVITKKIFIIINSCFDHVLDNQNQATNDLHTLQDVDLYNIVDKIVTQVRCGWLEKLTSRDVHLGFGGIDITRSGDERIGGYCNGDYPLMRGLVKLVMSAAIMVLQNESNKEAVENVFIYLHTMSKYIINKLDLKEDSEISTWLFELFADQDDSLILIMMMALQLYKLLRSNPVKPAVQDSRTGLSNDDMDLLNPHIIFSEFLDTVTFDPNLLLDLLISNETCFLLYLVQYIRCILSDWRYFSSSITGRVASQNSCSKEVDSTDEVMHKGKTIDGKQTNPTNSVMARTNTSSDKMASSMEGGTRKLADDDKKGLNNCTNVQVLGMQGSLEKCENKMQTVSTVQTTDDDIESTPACKKRKMSSDSDGSPTKLPNIVLESPQQCNSESSIDLTTSSPIKSNSESSIDSITSRPVKVNTILDETMTVLIRLRYSVEKISDRGLFPYNVKPLLRLLEQLEDRYEQ, encoded by the exons ATGAAGATTTTGTGTGACTTGAGTGGCAAATTTCAACACAGTGATGTCATTCTGCAAAAACTCTCTCTGCTGACAGATCTGTTTGAAGCTAACCATTGCAGATGGGCTTTTGGCACCTCCAAAATGGTTTTGGAAGATGCAGCATTTCTAGATTGCTTG AGAGGTCTTCTGCAAGCAGAGAACTCCTTGATAGCATTTTGTGCTGGAAAGTGTCTCACAGCTGCAATCGCTAACCATGTTCAG catgtgCAACCCAGTTTCCTCAAGGATATCATTAGCAGCATCACATCTATGATATTCAATCATAGAAAAGGGTTCTCTAGAAGTGAAGTCAACCAAATAGTTTACACATTGGATACACTCAAGAATGTTGGCCAGAAGGAAAGCACTGATGAAAAGAGTGATGATGTGTGCAGCTGTATGGAAGGATTTCATCATGGTG ACAACTCGCACCTGTTATCCCAATACTGCAGTACTGTGATAATAGAGGCACTGCCATCTCTCATGGAGGCTTTCTTTCAGATGTCAAAGTcttgttttgggaaaaattctTTGCAAGGCACAGGAGAGTTGGAGATCACTTCTTCCGATGAATTGACAAAGATCTTGATGGCCTTCCTGGAGCTACTCCAAGGAATGTTGAAATATGACTTGAATATGTCACAGGTGGCAGATGACAGCCAAACTTTAATACTTCAGAAAATATCAGATTTTTTATGGTTAGACAATCTGTCCCCAGTAATAACAAAAAAGATTTTCATCATTATAAACTCTTGTTTCGATCATGTACTTGATAATCAAAATCAGGCTACAAACGATTTACACACTCTGCAGGATGTTGATTTATATAATATCGTGGACAAAATTGTGACACAAGTTAGGTGCGGATGGCTTGAGAAGCTTACATCTAGGGATGTGCATCTAGGATTTGGTGGGATTGATATTACGAGGAGTGGAGATGAAAGGATAGGTGGATATTGCAATGGCGATTACCCACTGATGAGAGGGCTTGTGAAACTGGTGATGTCAGCAGCTATTATGGTACTACAGAATGAAAGCAACAAAG AAGCAGTAGAGAATGTTTTCATCTACCTGCATACTATGTCTAAATACATTATAAACAAGTTAGACTTGAAAGAAGATAGTGAGATAAGTACATGGTTGTTTGAACTGTTTGCCGATCAAGATGACAGCCTCATACTGATCATGATGATGGCCCTTCAGCTCTACAAACTATTGCGAAGTAATCCTGTGAAGCCAGCCGTACAAGACTCAAGAACTGGGTTATCTAATGACGATATGGATCTATTAAATCCACATATAATTTTCAGCGAGTTTCTGGAcaccgtgacctttgaccccaacttGCTCTTAGATTTGCTGATATCTAATGAAACCTGCTTTCTTTTGTATTTGGTGCAATATATACGATGCATTCTTTCCGATTGGCGCTATTTCTCTTCTAGTATCACCGGTAGGGTGGCGTCGCAAAACAGTTGCAGCAAAGAGGTGGACAGTACTGATGAAGTaatgcacaaaggaaaaacaatagATGGGAAGCAAACAAACCCTACAAATAGTGTCATGGCTAGGACAAACACATCAAGTGATAAGATGGCAAGTAGTATGGAGGGAGGGACTAGAAAGTTAGCTGATGATGATAAAAAGGGTCTAAATAATTGCACAAATGTCCAAGTATTAGGTATGCAAGGCAGTCTTGAGAAATGTGAAAATAAAATGCAGACTGTGTCTACTGTGCAAACTACTGATGATGACATTGAGAGCACACCAGCATGTAAAAAGAGAAAAATGTCTTCAGATAGTGATGGCAGCCCAACAAAATTACCAAATATAGTATTAGAATCTCCTCAACAGTGCAACAGTGAAAGTTCAATAGACTTAACTACTTCTAGTCCCATTAAAAGCAACAGTGAAAGCTCAATAGACTCCATTACTTCTCGTCCTGTTAAAGTAAACACCATTCTTGATGAAACGATGACTGTTCTTATTAGGCTGCGATATTCTGTTGAAAAGATTTCCGACAGAGGTTTGTTTCCGTACAATGTGAAACCATTGCTACGGCTTCTTGAACAGTTAGAAGACAGATATGAACAATGA